A segment of the Thermoplasmatales archaeon genome:
TTTACACCAGATATTTCTTTGCGAGCAAAAGTAAAGAAGGCTTCTTGATTAATTTTTTAAGGAAAAATGTCATCTTTGCTTGGGTTAGCTGGAATATATCCTCACCCTGTAAAATTTCTGCAAGGGTTTCAAAATCTTTATCTTCAAGCTTTTCAAGGAAATATCTCAGTTTCATAAGCTTTTCATTCTTTTCCCCATATTCTTCATTCCATCTCTCTTCATATTCCTTCAAGTTTTCTTTCCCAACATCTCCTTTGCTTAATGCTTTTTCCGCAACCTCACTCGCAATTATTGAAGAATGAATGGCCCTCACTATACCTCCACCATGAATTGGATTTACAAGCTGGGCGGAGTCGCCAACAAGCATTAATCCATCTGCAACCATCTCCGTAAAGTGGGCTACTGGCACTCCCCCCGCATTTATTTCAATCGGATAAGAATTGCTGAATATTTCTCTGTGTTCCTCTAAAAATTTTTTAAAGTAATCGAAGGCCTTCATCTTTGCCTTTTTTTCAAGAATTCCTAGCCCAACATTTGCGGAAAATTCTTTTGGAAATATCCATGCATAACCACAGGGTGCAACATCATTTCCGAAGAAAAGATGAATATATTTTTCATCAACCTTCACATTTGCCATTTCATATTGAAAACAGGAATGGTAGTCGCTTAACTTATTTACTGAATTAAGTCCCGCCCATCTTCCAACCTTGCTTTCAACCCCATCCGCTCCTATAACAATTTTTGCAATAACTTCAATCTCTCCTTCAATTGTATTTATTTTTGCATTCCACATCGAATTTTCTCTTTTCATATCAATAACCTGTGCCTTCACCATGCATTTTGCTCCATTTTTAATTGCCTCACTTGCAAGATATTTCTCAAAAACCTTCCTCTCCAAGATATAACCCTCCATATCATTTCCTTCCATTACAACATATTTCCCGCTTGGAGAATACAAAATTGCTCCCTTTATTCTGTTTGCGATGCTTTTCTCATTAACTTTTATCCCGAGTTTTTCCAGTCCATGCCTCGTCACCCCTTCCGCACATCTCTTAAAAATCCCGATCTCCTGCTTTTTTTCAACAAGAAGCGTATTAAATCCTCGCCTTGCCATCT
Coding sequences within it:
- a CDS encoding NAD(P)/FAD-dependent oxidoreductase, coding for MHKVLSGWSDGKMNMEMKVDCLVVGAGPAGSVAAKEMARRGFNTLLVEKKQEIGIFKRCAEGVTRHGLEKLGIKVNEKSIANRIKGAILYSPSGKYVVMEGNDMEGYILERKVFEKYLASEAIKNGAKCMVKAQVIDMKRENSMWNAKINTIEGEIEVIAKIVIGADGVESKVGRWAGLNSVNKLSDYHSCFQYEMANVKVDEKYIHLFFGNDVAPCGYAWIFPKEFSANVGLGILEKKAKMKAFDYFKKFLEEHREIFSNSYPIEINAGGVPVAHFTEMVADGLMLVGDSAQLVNPIHGGGIVRAIHSSIIASEVAEKALSKGDVGKENLKEYEERWNEEYGEKNEKLMKLRYFLEKLEDKDFETLAEILQGEDIFQLTQAKMTFFLKKLIKKPSLLLLAKKYLV